In the Pontibacillus yanchengensis genome, one interval contains:
- a CDS encoding YwhD family protein: protein MSSSDQSNSNKKNNQFTIINDDSTDGHGGYGAGTLSLENISPVFVCPSAGTAEVDMGALHARSQVEKRVKFKPDKSIVPNPTLYWLVWVTVEHNENGPYYAGVAGCEMLVDKENRRGYKSMPEHVNNMDKSMKGKVVVEQMDDESKRLLGEFLHQHSEDMWNNSPDELKQALEV, encoded by the coding sequence ATGTCATCATCTGATCAATCCAATTCCAATAAAAAGAACAACCAGTTTACTATTATTAATGATGATTCCACCGATGGTCATGGCGGTTATGGAGCAGGAACGTTAAGCTTAGAAAATATTTCGCCTGTATTTGTCTGTCCTTCAGCTGGAACAGCAGAAGTAGATATGGGAGCACTCCACGCCCGAAGCCAAGTGGAAAAGCGTGTAAAATTCAAGCCGGACAAAAGTATTGTACCAAACCCAACGTTGTACTGGCTCGTATGGGTTACAGTAGAACATAATGAAAATGGACCTTACTATGCAGGTGTAGCTGGCTGTGAAATGCTCGTTGATAAAGAAAATCGTCGCGGCTATAAATCCATGCCAGAACATGTGAACAATATGGATAAATCAATGAAAGGGAAAGTTGTGGTGGAGCAGATGGACGATGAATCCAAGCGTCTATTAGGGGAATTTCTTCATCAGCACAGCGAAGATATGT